The following proteins are encoded in a genomic region of Drosophila willistoni isolate 14030-0811.24 chromosome 2L unlocalized genomic scaffold, UCI_dwil_1.1 Seg196, whole genome shotgun sequence:
- the LOC6640301 gene encoding maternal protein exuperantia, giving the protein MVADNMEGGNVSVAAPTSTGSKCNVGIKEELPEGNFIMVSVDIDTTGRRLIDEIVQLAAYTPDDHFEQYIMPYMNLNPAARQRHQVRVISIGFYRMLKSMQTYKIIKSKSEIAALKDFLNWLEHLKLNNPKSDGIVLLYHEERKFIPYMILESLKKYGLLERFTKSVKSFANSLNLAKASLGDNNSKHYSLRKLSKILSLKASSTTSTSSTTKEETSSSSGDTVADSTSNADSSIGIEKSNAPKNNLEYEREIFDGNASVRAKLTFNVALQLSNSKSAIEVESSEALDNLFNALQPFAKPIEADIRELDTQNENLERQNSFRPVFLNYFKTTLYHRVRAVKFRIVLAENGFDLSSLKTIWTENSSAGVDKALQSITSLKPEDKSELVELLDSYFDPNKTIIKPVIKTNNRRRSRRTNGASLSKSGTTGGTSSSRSASTEFGAGGDKSQSLSSVPDSTTTKTPSPNKAAKNGGSVRPRKRSSRRSLPSSEVKATSVLEESSSIKAQLNNTVPAISVGTSSPPTITQVPIAASN; this is encoded by the exons ATGGTTGCCGACAATATGGAAGGAGGTAATGTGAGTGTTGCCGCACCCACTTCAACTGGATCTAAATGTAATGTTGGCATTAAGGAGGAATTGCCCGAGGGCAATTTTATTATGGTATCTGTTGATATCGATACAACTGGCCGCCGCTTAATTGACGAG ATTGTCCAATTGGCTGCCTATACTCCAGATGATCATTTTGAACAATATATCATGCCGTATATGAATCTAAATCCAGCAGCTCGCCAACGCCATCAAGTTCGTGTTATATCGATTGGTTTTTATCGTATGCTGAAGTCCATGCAGACCTACAAG ATTATTAAATCCAAATCGGAGATAGCTGCTCTTAAGGACTTTCTCAATTGGCTGGAGCATTTGAAATTGAATAATCCGAAATCAGACGGTATTGTCTTGCTTTATCATGAGGAACGTAAATTTATACCCTACATGATTTTGGAGTCGCTCAAAAAATATGGTCTTCTGGAAAGATTCACCAAATCAGTGAAATCATTTGCCAATTCTTTGAATTTGGCCAAAGCCTCATTGGGGGATAACAATTCCAAGCACTACAGTCTACGCAAATTGAGTAAGATTCTCTCATTGAAGGCATCATCTACCACTAGCACCTCCTCTACTACCAAGGAGGAGACTTCATCAAGCAGCGGTGATACTGTTGCTGATAGCACAAGCAACGCTGATTCCAGTATCGGTATCGAGAAGTCAAATGCACCAAAAAATAATCTAGAATACGAGCGAGAAATATTCGATGGCAATGCCAGTGTCCGAGCTAAGCTTACATTCAATGTGGCTTTGCAATTGAGCAATTCGAAATCTGCCATCGAGGTGGAGTCTTCAGAGGCTTTGGATAATCTATTCAATGCCTTGCAACCCTTTGCCAAGCCCATTGAGGCTGATATACGTGAGCTAGACACTCAAAATGAGAATTTGGAACGTCAAAATTCGTTTCGTCCAGTGTTCTTGAATTATTTCAAGACAACCCTATATCACAGGGTTCGTGCTGTCAAGTTTCGTATCGTTTTGGCAGAGAACGGTTTTGATTTGTCATCTCTCAAAACCATTTGGACGGAAAACAGCAGCGCAGGAGTGGACAAGGCATTGCAGTCGATAACTAGTTTGAAGCCTGAAGATAAATCTGAGCTTGTAGAATTGCTGGATAGCTATTTCGATCCCAACAAGACCATTATTAAGCCGGTCATTAAAACCAACAATCGCCGTCGTAGCCGTCGCACAAATGGTGCATCATTGTCCAAAAGTGGAACAACTGGCGGTACTTCTAGTTCTCGTTCAGCCAGCACTGAATTCGGAGCTGGTGGCGATAAATCGCAAAGTTTGTCTTCGGTGCCAGATTCCACCACCACGAAGACCCCATCGCCAAACAAAGCAGCCAAAAACGGTGGATCAGTACGTCCACGTAAGCGTAGTTCTCGTCGTAGTTTGCCCTCAAGTGAGGTTAAAGCTACGTCAGTTCTTGAAGAATCGTCTTCCATAAAGGCGCAGCTGAACAATACTGTTCCCGCTATATCTGTGGGAACTTCCTCTCCACCTACCATAACCCAAGTGCCCATTGCGGCCTCGAACTGA
- the LOC6640302 gene encoding uridine-cytidine kinase-like 1 isoform X1 — translation MAQTKQIKFYNPSSSASSDSITFLCSKSNEANNNPKGRIATNSINSSNNNNNNNNHNNSVKSKVKVAAAAVAVSAAAAAAVPPPVVTKTNGHIDDRSDVTEQLYIDPGAGGGELNCCPASPTTVPAKSALESPMRGPSGRRQRTRTTSIGNQTTTANPSECIIRANNRTIYTAGRPPWYNCAGQQVEPFVIGICGGSASGKTTVAEKIIESLDVPWVTLLSMDCFYKILNEKQHEQALLNEYNFDHPDAFDIELLIDVLTKLKEGRKVEVPVYNFVTHGRESQTKTMYGANVIIFEGILTFHSPEVLKLLDMKIFVDTDPDIRLARRLKRDISQRGRDLKGVLKQYLNMVKPSYANYIAPTMAHADIIVPRGGENKVAIHLIVQHVHTQLQLRGFKLRETLANSYKDQPMPESLHLIHPTPQIKGLHTFIRCKNTSRDEFIFYSKRLIRLVIEYALSLFPFKQTTVETPQGVLYEGKRMASRKICGVSILRAGETMEQAVCDVCKDIRIGKILIQTNLKTGEPELYYLRLPKDIKDYKVILMDATVATGAAAMMAIRVLLDHDVPEENIILASLLMAEIGVHSIAYAFPKVKIVTSALDPEINSKFYVIPGIGNFGDRYFGTEPSDEY, via the exons atggcgcaaacaaaacaaatcaaattttacaATCCATCGAGTTCGGCGAGCTCCGACAg CATCACGTTTTTATGCAGCAAATCGAATGAAGCCAACAACAATCCAAAGGGGAGAATTGCAACCAATAgtatcaacagcagcaacaacaataataacaacaacaaccacaacaactcTGTCAAGTCAAAGGTTAaggtcgctgctgctgccgtcgCCGTctctgctgccgctgccgctgccgttCCCCCGCCTGTAGTCACGAAAACCAATGGTCACAt TGACGATCGCTCCGATGTAACAGAACAGCTTTATATTGATCCTGGGGCGGGCGGTGGTGAACTCAACTGTTGCCCCGCCTCGCCCACCACAGTGCCTGCCAAATCGGCGCTGGAATCGCCAATGCGTGGCCCATCTGGTCGGAGACAGCGCACTCGAACCACATCGATTGGCAATCAAACGACCACCGCAAATCCGTCCGAATGCATAATACGTGCAAATAATCGCACCATATACACAGCTGGTCGTCCGCCATGGTATAATTGTGCTGGCCAACAGGTGGAACCATTCGTAATTGGCATCTGTGGTGGCAGTGCATCGGGCAAGACAACAGTGGCCGAGAAAATCATTGAGAGTCTCGATGTTCCATGGGTAACACTGCTATCGATGGATTGTTTCTATAAG ATTCTTAATGAGAAGCAACACGAGCAGGCCTTACTAAATGAATATAATTTTGATCACCCGGATGCCTTTGATATTGAGCTATTGATCGATGTGCTTACCAAACTGAAAGAGGGACGCAAAGTGGAAGTGCCAGTGTATAATTTTGTAACACATGGTCGTGAAAGTCAAACAAAGACGATGTACGGTGCCAATGTCATTATATTTGAGGGCATTCTAACTTTTCACAGTCCCGAAGTGTTGAAGCTGCTCGATATGAAGATATTTGTGGACACAGATCCCGATATACGTCTCGCCAGGCGTCTAAAGCG cGACATCTCTCAGCGTGGACGTGATCTGAAGGGAGTTCTCAAGCAATATTTGAATATGGTAAAGCCTTCCTATGCCAATTACATAGCTCCAACTATGGCACATGCCGATATAATTGTGCCACGAGGAGGGGAAAACAAAGTTGCCATACATCTCATTGTCCAGCATGTGCACACCCAATTGCAATTG CGTGGCTTCAAGTTGCGCGAGACTTTAGCCAACTCGTATAAGGATCAGCCTATGCCGGAATCACTGCATTTAATTCATCCAACTCCACAAATTAAGGGACTGCACACATTTATCCGCTGCAAAAACACATCGCGAGATGAGTTTATATTTTATTCGAAACGTCTTATTCGATTGGTCATCGAATATGCCTTGAGTCTCTTTCCCTTTAAGCAGACGACAGTGGAAACACCACAGGGTGTCCTGTATGAAGGAAAACGCATGGCTTCACGTAAAATATGCGGTGTCTCGATATTGCGTGCCGGCGAAACAATGGAGCAAGCTGTCTGCGATGTCTGCAAGGATATACGCATTGGTAAAATCCTAATTCAAACCAATTTAAAGACAGGCGAGCCAGAGCTCTATTATTTGAGGCTGCCCAAAGATATAAAAGACTACAAGGTGATACTTATGGATGCCACAGTGGCCACTGGAGCAGCTGCAATGATGGCGATACGTGTCCTCCTCGATCACGATGTGCCCGAGGAGAATATCATTTTGGCCTCGCTACTAATGGCTGAAATCGGTGTACACTCCATAGCATATGCCTTTCCTAAG GTTAAAATTGTTACTTCCGCTCTAGATCCGGAGATTAATAGTAAGTTTTATGTTATACCCGGCATTGGTAACTTTGGCGATCGTTACTTTGGCACCGAACCCTCCGATGAGTACTAA
- the LOC6640302 gene encoding uridine-cytidine kinase-like 1 isoform X2 gives MAQTKQIKFYNPSSSASSDSDDRSDVTEQLYIDPGAGGGELNCCPASPTTVPAKSALESPMRGPSGRRQRTRTTSIGNQTTTANPSECIIRANNRTIYTAGRPPWYNCAGQQVEPFVIGICGGSASGKTTVAEKIIESLDVPWVTLLSMDCFYKILNEKQHEQALLNEYNFDHPDAFDIELLIDVLTKLKEGRKVEVPVYNFVTHGRESQTKTMYGANVIIFEGILTFHSPEVLKLLDMKIFVDTDPDIRLARRLKRDISQRGRDLKGVLKQYLNMVKPSYANYIAPTMAHADIIVPRGGENKVAIHLIVQHVHTQLQLRGFKLRETLANSYKDQPMPESLHLIHPTPQIKGLHTFIRCKNTSRDEFIFYSKRLIRLVIEYALSLFPFKQTTVETPQGVLYEGKRMASRKICGVSILRAGETMEQAVCDVCKDIRIGKILIQTNLKTGEPELYYLRLPKDIKDYKVILMDATVATGAAAMMAIRVLLDHDVPEENIILASLLMAEIGVHSIAYAFPKVKIVTSALDPEINSKFYVIPGIGNFGDRYFGTEPSDEY, from the exons atggcgcaaacaaaacaaatcaaattttacaATCCATCGAGTTCGGCGAGCTCCGACAg TGACGATCGCTCCGATGTAACAGAACAGCTTTATATTGATCCTGGGGCGGGCGGTGGTGAACTCAACTGTTGCCCCGCCTCGCCCACCACAGTGCCTGCCAAATCGGCGCTGGAATCGCCAATGCGTGGCCCATCTGGTCGGAGACAGCGCACTCGAACCACATCGATTGGCAATCAAACGACCACCGCAAATCCGTCCGAATGCATAATACGTGCAAATAATCGCACCATATACACAGCTGGTCGTCCGCCATGGTATAATTGTGCTGGCCAACAGGTGGAACCATTCGTAATTGGCATCTGTGGTGGCAGTGCATCGGGCAAGACAACAGTGGCCGAGAAAATCATTGAGAGTCTCGATGTTCCATGGGTAACACTGCTATCGATGGATTGTTTCTATAAG ATTCTTAATGAGAAGCAACACGAGCAGGCCTTACTAAATGAATATAATTTTGATCACCCGGATGCCTTTGATATTGAGCTATTGATCGATGTGCTTACCAAACTGAAAGAGGGACGCAAAGTGGAAGTGCCAGTGTATAATTTTGTAACACATGGTCGTGAAAGTCAAACAAAGACGATGTACGGTGCCAATGTCATTATATTTGAGGGCATTCTAACTTTTCACAGTCCCGAAGTGTTGAAGCTGCTCGATATGAAGATATTTGTGGACACAGATCCCGATATACGTCTCGCCAGGCGTCTAAAGCG cGACATCTCTCAGCGTGGACGTGATCTGAAGGGAGTTCTCAAGCAATATTTGAATATGGTAAAGCCTTCCTATGCCAATTACATAGCTCCAACTATGGCACATGCCGATATAATTGTGCCACGAGGAGGGGAAAACAAAGTTGCCATACATCTCATTGTCCAGCATGTGCACACCCAATTGCAATTG CGTGGCTTCAAGTTGCGCGAGACTTTAGCCAACTCGTATAAGGATCAGCCTATGCCGGAATCACTGCATTTAATTCATCCAACTCCACAAATTAAGGGACTGCACACATTTATCCGCTGCAAAAACACATCGCGAGATGAGTTTATATTTTATTCGAAACGTCTTATTCGATTGGTCATCGAATATGCCTTGAGTCTCTTTCCCTTTAAGCAGACGACAGTGGAAACACCACAGGGTGTCCTGTATGAAGGAAAACGCATGGCTTCACGTAAAATATGCGGTGTCTCGATATTGCGTGCCGGCGAAACAATGGAGCAAGCTGTCTGCGATGTCTGCAAGGATATACGCATTGGTAAAATCCTAATTCAAACCAATTTAAAGACAGGCGAGCCAGAGCTCTATTATTTGAGGCTGCCCAAAGATATAAAAGACTACAAGGTGATACTTATGGATGCCACAGTGGCCACTGGAGCAGCTGCAATGATGGCGATACGTGTCCTCCTCGATCACGATGTGCCCGAGGAGAATATCATTTTGGCCTCGCTACTAATGGCTGAAATCGGTGTACACTCCATAGCATATGCCTTTCCTAAG GTTAAAATTGTTACTTCCGCTCTAGATCCGGAGATTAATAGTAAGTTTTATGTTATACCCGGCATTGGTAACTTTGGCGATCGTTACTTTGGCACCGAACCCTCCGATGAGTACTAA